The following DNA comes from Candidatus Methylomirabilota bacterium.
AGCTGCTCGCCCAGAGCCCGTTCCGGCGCTCGGAGTATTTCAAGCGCTTCGCCTCCGGCGCCCTTCCCCGGGAGGCGGTGTGGTCACACATCGCCCAGCACTACCTCCTGATCGCCTGGTTTCCCCGGATCTTCAGCGGCATCCACACCCGCTGCGAGGACTTCGAGGTCCGCAAGGACTGCGCGCGACACCTGCTCGTCGAGGATCTCGGTTACTTCGACGGGCGGGTCGGCGGCACGCCTGACCACGACGAGCTCTTCCGCCGGATCGGCGACGACCTCGGTTACCCGCGCGACGTGTACGCCGGCATCGAGCCCGTCCCCGAGATGGCCGCGATCATCGACTTCTTCCGGCGGCTCGGCCACGAGCTGCCCTGGAGCGCGTCCCTCTGCGCGACGGCGCTGCTCGAGGAGGAGGTGGTCGAGATCGCGCAGACCGTCGGCCGGGCCCTCGTCCAGCACTACGGCGTGCGCCCGGAGTGGGGCGGCCAGAACTACACCGTGCACCAGGCGATCGAGAAGGAGGAGTCGGGCGAGACGAAGAAGACCATCCTCAAGCACCTGCGCACGTCCGAGGACCGGCGCGCCGCCGAGTCGGCGATGCGCGAGATGCACCGGCTGCTCCAGGCGTACGCGGAGGGGCTCGCGCGCCGGCACCTCCGCTGAGACGCCCCGCTCAGACGGTCGTGAGCTCGGCCGTCCGCCTCGCGAGAGCCATACCGCCATGCGCCAGGCTCTCGACGATTCCCACCAGTGAGTGGAGATCGACCGGCTTCTCGAGGTGATACTGGAAGCCCGCGCGCTGGGCGGTCGCCCGGTGCTCCGGTCCGTGGAGCCCCGTGAGGGCGGCGGCGGGGATCGCGCCCCCGCGCTCCGGGGACAGCGCGCGAACCTGGCCGATGAGCCAGTAGCCGCCCTTGTCCGGCATCTCCAGGTCGCTGATCAGGACGTCCGGGCGCTCGCGCGTCACGGCGTCGAGCGCCGCTTCGGCGCTGCCGACGGCCGTCACCGCGGCGCCGTGCTCCCCGAGGATGTCGGCGAGCATCTCCCGGATGACCGCCGAGTCGTCGACGACCAGCACGCGGACCCCGTCGAGACACGCCAGGACGTCGGAGCCGGCGCGCGCGGCGACGCTACCGAGCATGGCGCTGATATCGCGTCGGGTGCGGCGCCAGCGGCCTGGCCGGCCCTCGCTCCTCCGGGTGCGAGCGGCGGGACGTGAACCAGTCGAGGACGAGCAGCGTGATGAGGGCGAGGGCCGCGTACAGGATCAGGCGGTAGAGAGGGGCGAATTCGCTCATCTCGACTCCAGCATGGCCCGCGGACGGCCGCGAGCGTATTAGGCATTCACCCGAATCGGGGCGAGGAAAATCCCCAAGGCGGTTCTAGCGCCTGACCACCGCCCAGCCGAAGACCGCGAGATCCTTCGACACGTCGCGCATCCGGCGCTCCCGGCGCCGACGGTCGAGCGCCACGGGCTTCCGGAGCTGGCGCCGCTCGCCGGCCCGGCGGTCGACGATGACCTCCACGGTCGCCCTCGTGAACGCGCGCTGACTGGCGAAGACGTGCTTCAGGTACTCGAAGCGCGCCGAGTCCGTGCTCGACACGATGATGAGCAGATGCGGCATATACGGGACCGGGCCGGCGATGTCCGTCTCCCGCAACAGGCCCATACCCTTAACACCTTCTCCTTGATCGCGTGATCTCATCTCGCGTATCCCGACTCTACGCGGCGCGGGTGCCTTCCGGAAATAAGGCAAATACCCTAACGAGACGGGGGTTTCCCCGTTCCCGCTCAGGGCAACACCTGATTTGAGTTCGACGCCGCTGAACCTACAGTCCAGCCAGCCAGTCGGCCGATGGGCTCTTGATGAGCCGGGGAGGGAAGCGGCGATGCCGCAGGAGAGCTTGCACCCCTGGAAGCTCACGGTGATCGTGATGGGCCTGGTCGTGGGAACTTCGCTCGTGACCGGGTTCGTCGTCGTCAACTGGACGGACCCCGACCCGGTCCATATCGCCGCCAGACCTCGAGCGGCGGGCGCGCCCACGGCGCTCGTCGCCGAGCGCCTGGCGCTCCCGACGCGGGAGGTCGTCGCCGCCTGCAACCGGTACGCGGCCGCCCAGGTGAGCGAGCGGGGCAAGACCGAGGGGGTTGCGAGGGACGCGGCGGACGGCGCTGCCGTGGGCGCCGGCAAGGGCGCGGCGATCGGCGGCGGCGTCGGTGCCGGCGGGGGCGCCCTTTACGGCGTCAACGAGAACAAGAGGCGCGACGAGCGTTATCGGGATGCGTACGCGACGTGCATGCGCTCGCTCGGCTACACGGGCTGAAGGCGGGCATATCGCGCGTCGGGACCCCGTCATGCCGCAGGATCACCCGCGCGTCCCTAGAACATGCCGTTCGTGTTGGCGGCCTTCTCGGGGATCGGCTGCACGACGTCCCAGTGCTCGACGATCTTGCCGTTCTCGAGCTTGAAGATGTCCACGATGGCGTTGCCGCGCGTCCCGGGCTCCCGGACCGCGTGGACGTGCAGGATCACGTAGTCGCCGTCGGCGAACACCCGCTTGATCTCGCTCTTGGAGTTGGGGAACTTCTCGCGCAAGAACCGGAGGAAGGCGCGGAACCCCTCGGGCCCGTCGGCCGCGTTCGGGTTGTGCTGGGTGTAGCGCGTGCCGAAGTACCGCGCGGCCGCCTCGAAGTCCTTCTGGTTGAGCGCTTTCTCGTAGAACTCCAGCACGGTCTTCTTGTTCGCCTCCTGCTGCGGCCCGTCGGCGGCGTGGGCCGACGGCGCCGCGAGGGCGAGCGTGGCCGCGGCGAGGGCGAGCGCGAGGGTCGTCATGGAGCGCTCCTTCCGGCTCAGAGCAGGGTGCACGCTTCGTCGAAGTCGAGACGCGGCAGCTTCGGCAGGACCTTGGCGGGATCGCCGTGGCCCACGTTGCACAGGAAGTTGGACTTGACGCGGCCGTCCGGGAAGAACTCCGCGTCCACCTTGGCGTTGTCGAAGCCCGACATCCCGCCGACGTCGAGGCCGCGCGCGCGCGCCGCGAGCATGAAGTACGCGCCCTGGAGCGTGCCGTTGCGGAAGGCGGTGGTCTCCGCCAGGACCGGGTTGGCCTTGTACGGGTTCGCCATCTCGGGCTTGTGCGCGAAGAGCTTCGTCGGGAGCCATTCGTAGAAGCGCGTGTCGTAGCCGATGATCACGGTCACCAGCGCCGCCTTCGTCTTGTCCACGTTGCCCGGGCTGAGCGCGGGCAGCAGGCGCGCCTTCGCCTCCGGCGTCCGGAGGAAGAGGAAGCGGGCCGGGCAGGAGTTGGCGCTGGTCGGCCCGAGCTTCACGATCTCGTAGATCTCCCGGAGCTGATCGTCCGTGACCGGCGTGGGGAGCCAGCCGTTCTGCGTCCTGGCCTCGCGGAAGAGGAGATCGAGCCCCGCGTCGTCGAGCGTCTTTCGCACGTGGTCCTCCTGGGTGTCGTCAGCTGGTTCGCGCGTCCCGGATGGCCCGCCACACGCGCGCGGCCGTCGCCGGCATGTCGAGCCGGCGGACGCCGAGCGGCGCGAGCGCGTCCATGACCGCGTTCATCACCGCCGGCAGCGCCCCGACGGTGCCCGCCTCGCCGGCCCCCTTGGCGCCGAGCGGGTTGAGCTTCGTCGGCACCGGGTTGCTCTCGATGTGCATGTCGGGGAGCGTGTCGGCGCGCGGGAGCGCGTAGTCCATGAACGAGGCGGTCAGGAGCTGGCCGGACTCCGGCTCGTACACGACCTCCTCCATCAACGCCTGGCCCACGCCCTGCGCCACGCCGCCGTGGATCTGGCCCTTGAGCGTCAGCGGATTGATCACGGTGCCCACGTCGTCCACGACCACGTAGCCGACGAGCGCGACGGCGCCGGTGTCCGGGTCGATCTCGACCTCGCACGCGTGGCAGCCGTTGGGCCACGTGTCCTGCTTGGGCGCGAACGTCCCCGTCTCGTAGAGCCCGGGCTCGAGGCCGGGCGGGAGCCGCCCGGGCTGGAAGGCGGCCCGGACGACGTCCTTCAGGACGACGGCGCGATCCGTGCCCACCACCGCGAACCGGCCCTCGGCGAACACGATGTCCACCTCGGCCGCCTCCAGCAGGCGCGCCGCGATCTTCTTCCCCTTCGCGATGACCTTGTCGGCGGCCGTCCAGAGCGCGGTGCCGCCGATGACCGTCGAGCGCGAGCCCATGGTGCCCATCCCGAACGCGACCCGGTCCGTGTCGCCGTCGATGTACCGGACGTCGGCGGGGTCGAGGCCGAGCCGCTCGTGGAGGATCTGCTTGAACGTCGTCTCGTGGCCCTGCCCCTGGCTCTTCGTGCCCATGAAGATGGTCGCGCTGCCGCTCGGGGTGAAGCGGATCTCGGCGAACTCGGGCTGCGGGCCCGCCGCCCGCTCGATCGCGTTGACGACGGCGAGGCCCCGCAGCCGGCCGCGGCGGCGCGCCGCCTCGCGCCGCGCGGCGAAGCCGGCGACGTCGGCGAGCTTCAGCGCGTCGTCCATGTTCTTCTCGAACTCGCCGCAGTCGTAGGTCACGCCGAGCGGGTTCTTGTACGGCATGGCCGACGACGGGATGAGATTCTTCCGCCGCAGCTCCACCGGGTCCATGCCGAGCTCGCGGGCGGTGTCGTCGATCAGCCGCTCGATGACGTACGTCGCCTCCGGCCGGCCGGCCCCGCGGTACGGCGCCGTCGAGTTGGTGTTGCTGAGGACGCAGGTCACGTGGACGTGCGCGGCGGGGAACGCATAGACGCCGACGAGCGTGACGACGTTGGTGAACGTGGCGAGCAGGTTGCGGTCCGAGGAGACGTAGGCGCCGACGTTGGCGAGGGTCCGGACGCGGAGGCCGAGGAAGCGGCCCTCGCCGTCGAGCGCCAGCTCGGCCTCGCTGACGTTGTCGCGCGCGTGCTCGTCGGCCGGAATCGCCTCGCGGCGCTCGCACACCCACTTGACGGGCCGGCCGAGCTTTCGCGCGGCCCACAGGACGAGCCGGTGCTCCGGATACTGCCAGCCCTTCGTCCCGAAGGCGCCGCCGACATCGCCCGCGATGACGCGGATCTGGTGCTCGGGGATCCTGAAGATGTTGCTCGCCAGCGCGTTGCGCACGCGGTGCGGGTACTGGACGTCGGCGTACAGGGTGTACCGCTCCTCGCCGGGGTCCCAGACGCCGAGCGCGCCCCGCGGCTCCATGAACTGCGCGTGCACGCGCGTGATCACGTAGCGGCGGCGGACCACGCGCGCCGCCCGCGCGAAGGCCGCGTCGGCGGCCGCCCGGTCGCCGGCCTCGAAGACGTTGGAGACGTTGTCGGGACACTCGTCCCACACCGGCGGGCTGCCGGGCGCCGCGGCGTCCGCCGTCCCGGTCACGGCCGGCAGCGGCTCGTACTCGACCCGGACCAGCTCGGCCGCGTCCTCGGCCTGCGCGTGGGTCTCCGCGACCACCAGCGCGACGGGGTCGCCGACGTACCGCACCCGGTCCGTGGCGAGGCCGCGATGCGGCGGGGCGAACATCGGCGAGCCGTCGGGACGCTTGCGCGAGAGCGTCATCGTCATCGTGCCGAGCCCGTCGCGCGCGAGGTCGGCGCCCGTGAGCACCGCGAGGACACCGGGCGCCGCCGCGGCCGCGGCCGGGTCGACCGCCCGGATCCGCGCGTGGGCGTGCATCGAGCGCACGACGACGGCGTGGGCCTGGCCGGGAAGGTTCACGTCCGCGTGGAAGCGGCCCTCGCCGCGCAGGAGCCGGACGTCCTCGAACCGCTTGATCCCCTGTCCGATCCCGAACTGCCCCACTACAGGACGTCGTGCGCGAGCTGCGAGATGCTCATGTCCCGCTCCTCCGGGGCGCCCGTCGTGGGTCGCCCGCGCCGGGAGCGATCCTGCTCTGTGGGCGCGGTGGAGTCAAGCGTGGGCGACGAGGCGGACTAGGCTTGCGCGATCCGGCTCACGCGTGGAGCATCAGGGCGGGCACCGGCGCCCGGCGCGCCACCCGCGCCGCCACGCCGGGCCGGAGCGCGCGGCGCAGGCGTCCCCGAGCCGACGCCGCGAGCGCGATCAGATCGGCGCCGAACGCGTCGGCCTCGAGCAGGATCTCCTCGGCCGGCTCGCCGAAGCGGACGACGCGCTCCACGGGAACGCCGTCGAGCTCGGCCTCGATCCGGCCGAGGTCGTCGAGTCCCTCGGACGTCAGGCGGGCCATCTCCTGATCGGTGTACGCGATCGTCCGCCCCCGCGGCCCGGTCACCCGGTCCGGGACCGGGAACACGCGGAGGAGGCGGACGGTCGCCCCGGCGCCGCGCGCCAGGGCCGCGACGAGTGGGACGATCGCCTCGCTGCGCGCGCGCGGGCCGATCGGTGCCAGGATCCGCTTTGCCATCGTGTTGAACCTCCACGATTGCGATGCGGACGCGCGGCGGATGGATTCAGGCGGCTACGCCGCGTCGCCTCGCGGCGCGAGCGAGAACGCGGAGCGCTCCGCGTTGCACACGGGATTGAGCTCGAGGATCAGCTCCGTCTCGCGCGCCAGACGGCGTGGATGCTCGGGGACGATCTCGTACGCGCAGAGCGTCGGCTCGTGCCGGACGATCCGGTCGTCGGCCCGGGTGAGGTGGTCGAGCATGCGGGCGCGGAGGTCCGCCGAGGCGCCGACGTAGATCGACCGCTCGTTCGGCCGGTACAGGACGTACACGCCGGGCCGCGGCGGCACGCTCTTCCTGACCGAGAACGGGTTGAACGTGATCCCATTCGTTCCCTGCCACGGCATCGACGTACCTCCCGCGCTTACGCGCTCTCGACCAGCGCCACGGACGACTCGGACTCCGCCCCGCGCGGCTCGCCCGGCTCCTCCGCCGTGCCGCGCGCCCACGCGCGCCCCGCCGCGCCCAGCGGCACCGCCGCGACGCCGCTCGCCCCGAGATCGAGCAGTTGCAGGCAGCGCACGTCCGCGAAGCGCAACTCCTCGACGCCGCGCCGGAAGAACCGCGTGAACCGCTGCGCCGCGAAGAGGAGCCGGAGCGGCTGCTCCGGCGAGATGCGCGCCGCCGGGAAGAGCTTCCGGAGTACGTCGGGATTCTCCCGGCACCACCAGTAGGCGTCCACGGCGCGGAGGTACATCCGCGCGTCGGCCGTGAGGCCGACCGCGACGAGGACGAGCGAGCCCTTCGCGTCCAGCGCCACGAGGTCCACCACCGAGCGGCCGATGGCGAAGCGGGAGTCCACGACGCGGAGGCCGGGCTCGAGCGCCTCCACGTTCTCCTCGACCAGCTTCCGCAGCCCGCTCGCGTGGAGCTGCACGAGCGACTTCGGAATCGCGCCCAGCACCCCGAGCCCGCGCGTCGCCTGCGCGAGCGCCGGCTCGCTGCGCTCCGTCAGCAGGATCACCGGGACCACCGGATCCACCGTCCGCAGGCCGCGCAGGACCTCCACGTCGGCCAGTCCCGAGATACCGAGGAGCACGAGGTCGGGGCGACTCTCGGAGAGAATGATGAGCGCGTCGCCCGCGTGCACGGCGGTCTCCACCTGGAATCCCTGGCGCGCGTAGCAGTCAGCCATCTCGTCGAGGACCGCCACGTCGTCGTCGATGATCAGCATCCGCGTGTGAAGACCCTTCAGCGTTCCGCCTCCGGTCAGCGTCTGCGGCACCATGGCGTCACGGTAGTCGTTGGGGACTTCCCGCGGAATTCGGCGAACGCCTCAGGCCGCACGGGGGAATACCCTGAGGGGGCCCCGGCGAGTCACCGAGGACGCGACCGACGGCGATCCGGACGGCGTCGGGCCCGCCGCGCCGGCCCCGTGGGAGATGCCCAGCGTCCTTTTGCAGTATTCGCCGGATTGTTCCGGGATCCCGTTTCGGAGCAAGGTCGAGGCACGAAGTCGATTCGCCTGCGGAGGGGCCGCGTGGGCTGAGACACATCAATAAAATCGTGCTCTCGGACGATTCCGGAAGCCTCCCCGTGATGCTGGACATCGCGAAGTCGAGCCCGGCGCCCGACGGCCGACCCTCCTGAGGGTTTTTCCAGACCTGGATTCAGGTAAACACCTGATAGGAGACCACCTCACGTGCGTTAGATTTGCGCGGGTGATCCTCTGACAGGAGGTGCGCGAATGAGCAAGACCACTCGGGATCTGGCAAGCACGGCCACCGCGGAGCCGAGGCTCGAGTCCACCGCCTCGCGGCTCCGCGAGCTGGTCGCGCACCTGCGCCAGCAGCGCGCCCAGCTGCGCGAGGAGTGGGCGCGGCTGATCACCGAGGCCAAGCTGCTGACCGCGATGACGAAGGAAGAGATCTTCGCGGAGGCGACCTCGGTCTACGACAACTACGTCGAGGCCCTCGAGACCGGCACGTACGAGGCGCTGCAGACCTACGCGCGGAACCTCTCCGAACGCATCATCCCCCGAGGCGTCGAGACGCACGAGGTCGTCGGGATCGTGCTCCTCCTCCGCGACGTGCTCGCGCGCTCGCTGTTCGCGAAGTACCAGGAGGACTTCGCCGAGCTGAACCGCATCCTGGACGCGTACGAGCCCGCCGCCAACCGGATCGCGATCACGGTGGCCGTCGGCTTCGTCCAGGAGCGCGAGCGGATCATCCGCGAGCAGCAGGAGGCCATCCGCGAGCTGTCGACCCCGGTGCTCCAGGTCCGCGAGCGCCTCCTGATTCTCCCGATCATCGGCGTCATCGACCCGCAGCGCGCGCGCCAGCTGACCGAGCAGCTCCTCCGGGGCATCCGGACCAACCGCGCCAAGGTCGTCGTGCTCGACATCACTGGCGTGCCGTACATCGACTCGCCCGTCGCGAACCACCTGGTGCAGACGGTCGAGGCGGCGCGGCTCCTCGGCGCGACCGTCATCGTCACCGGTCTTTCGCCCGAGATCGCCCAGACCCTTGTTAATATCGGTGTGGACCTGGGCAAGATGAACACGGTCGGCGACCTCCAGGGCGGTATCGAAGAGGCGGAGCGCCTGCTGGGTTACAAGGTCGTCCTGATGCGGGAGCCGGCGGCCGAGCCGGTCTAAGAGAGAGGGCTCTCGATGCAGGTCCCGATCCTCAAGCAGGGACCCTATCTGATCGCGACGGTCCAGTCCGCGCTCACGGACGACGACCTGAAGCAGCTCCGCGACACGCTGGTGGACCAGATCAGCCAGGTGCGCGCGCGGGGCGTCATCGTGGACGTCACGGCGCTGGACGTCATCGACTCGTTCGCGACGCGCACGCTGCGCGACATCGCCCACATGATCAGGCTCCGCGGCGCGGAGACCGTCATCGTGGGCATCCAGCCGGAGGTCGCGTTCTCGATGGTCAAGCTGGGCCTCACCCTGGAGGGTATCGCGACGTCGCTGGACCTGGAGGAAGGGCTTAAGTACCTCTATCGAAGCGCCAAGGGGAAGGTCCGGGAGCATGAAGGGCGCACTCATCGCTGATGAAGTGCGGGTCGCTATCGAGTCAGACGCCGACATCGTCTCGGCCCGGCAGAAGGGGCGAGAACTGGCGGCGCAGTGCGGGTTCCCGTCCACCGAGCTCGCCGTCGTCGCCACCGCGATCTCCGAGCTGGCCCGGAACATCGTCCGCTACGCGGTCCGCGGGGAGATCACCCTCCGGCTGATCGACAATCTCGACGGGAAGAAGGGCGTCGAGGTCGTCGCCGCCGACGACGGCCCCGGAATCCCGGACCTCACCCTCGCGATGCAGGACGGCTACTCCACCTCAGGGAGCCTCGGCCTCGGTCTGCCCGGCGTGCGCCGGCTCATGGACGATTTCGACATCGTCTCCGAGTTCGGCAAGGGGACCACGGTTACGGTCCGCAAATGGAAACGGTAAAGACCGAGCTGATCGACTGGGCGGTCGCCGGGTCCATCCTGCCCGGGCAGCCCGAATCCGGCGACCAGCACCTCGTCAAGCTGACGCCCGAGGGCGTGCTCGTGGCCGTCGTGGACGGCCTGGGCCACGGCGTCGAGGCCGCCGAGGCCGCACGCGCGGCCGTGAGGTCGCTCGAGCGCCAGGGCTCGCAGACGATGATCGCGCTCGTCAGGGGCTGCCACGGCGCGCTGGCCGGCACCCGCGGCGTGGTCATGAGCGTCGCCGCGTTCAACGCGCGCGACGAGACGCTGACGTGGGTCGGCGTGGGCAACGTCGAGGGCCTGCTGCTGCGCGCCCAGGCCGCGGTGAATCCGCGGCGCGAGTCGCTGCTCCTGCGGGGCGGGGTGGTCGGCGTGCATCTGCCCGCGCTTTCGGCGGCGATCCTCCCGCTGATGCGCGGCGACACGCTCATCTTCGCGACGGACGGCATCCGGAACGACTTCGTCCTGGCGCCGCTGGCCCAGGGCGAGTCGCCGAAGCCGCTCGCCGACTACATCCTCACGCACTGGAGCCGGGGCATCGACGACGCGCTCGTGGTCGTCGCCCGCTGGATGGGAGCTGGGGCGTGAACGCGGAGCTGCGGGAGCTCGCGGCGGAGTACGCCCGCACGCTCCAGGGGTACATGGCCGGGCGCGGCGAGGCGGCGCTCCAGCAGGCGTACGAGCTGGGGCGGCAGGCGCTCGCCAAGGGGCTCGGCATCCTGGACATGGCGACGATCCAGTCCTGGGGCTTGCTGCGCGCGCTGTCGAAGAGCCGCACGGTCCAGGACGGGTCACGGACCCTCCGCGCCGGCCAGAAGCTCTGCGTCGAGAGCCTGCTGCCTTTCGAGATGTCGCACCGGCGCGTGCAGGAGACCAACACGGCGCTGCGCGAGTCCGAGCAGCGCTACCGCAACCTCGTCGACACCGCCCGCGACGTCATCTACACGCTCTCGCGCGACGGGCACCTGCGATCGCTGAACCCGGTCTTCGAGACGCTCACGGGCTGGTCGCGGACGGAGTGGCTCGGCAAGGAGTTCATGCCGCTCGTCCATCCCGACGACGTGCCGCGCGCGACCGCCCAGTTCCAGGCCGTGCTCGGGGGACAGGTCCCGCCGGTGTTCGAACTGCGGATCCTGTCGAAGTCGGGCGGGCACATCCCGGGCGAGTTCGTGGCGACGCCGCAGATGCAGGACGGCCAGATCGTCGGCGTCCTCGGTATCGCGCGCGATATCAGCGACCGCAAGCGCGCCGAGGAGGCGCTCCGCCATCTGAACGAGGCCCTCGAGGAGGAGGTCAAGCGGATCGCCCACGCGCTCCACGACGAGGCCGGCCAGCTCCTGGCGTCCGTGCACATCGTGCTCGCCGACATCACACGCGACCTCCCGCCCAGCGCGTCGCAGCGCCTGGACGAGGTGCGCGGGCTCCTCAACAAGATCGAGGAGCAGCTGCGGCATCTCTCCCACGAGCTGCGCCCGACGATCCTCGACGACCTCGGGCTCCATCCGGCGCTCGAGTTCCTGGCCGACGGCGTCTCGAAGCGCACCGGGCTCAGGATCTTCGTGGACGGGACGCCGGGGACGCGGCTCCCGCCGGCGACCGAGACCGCGCTCTACCGCATCGTCCAGGAGGCACTGACGAACGTGACGAAGCACGCGCAGGCGGGCCGCGTCGCGATCACCTTCGCGCGCGAGGGCCGCTTCCTGCGCTGCTCCGTCCACGACGACGGCGCGGGGCTGGACGCGGCCACGCTGGCGCGGCGGGGGCGCCGCGGCCTCGGGCTCCTCGGGATCCAGGAGCGCCTCAACGCCGTCCGCGGTACGCTGGAGATCGTCTCGGCCCCCGGGCGCGGGACCGAGCTCCTCATCACCGTTCCTGTGGAGGGCACAAGTGCCGACCCGGATTCTGCTCGCCGATGACCATCTGATCGTGCGCCAGGGTCTGCGGGCCCTTCTCGAAACGGAAGGGTTCGAGATCATGGGGGAGGTCGGAGACGGCCAGGAGGCCACGAAGCTCGCGCGGCAGCGCTGCCCCGACGTGGCGGTCATGGACTTCGCCATGCCGGTGCTGAACGGGCTCGACGCCGCGCGCGAGCTCCTGAAGATCTGTCCGCGCGCGAAGGCGATCCTCCTGACGATGCACACCGAGGACCACTACGTTCTCGAGTCGCTCCGCGCCGGCGTCAAGGGCTACGTCGTGAAGACGCAGGCGGCCGCGGACCTCGTCCGCGCGATCCACGAGGTGCAGCGGGGCATGGTGTACCTGAGCCCCGGCATCTCGCAGACCATCGTGCAAGCGTACCTGACCAAATCGGAGATGCCGCCGGATCCGCTGTCACCGCGCGAGCGCGAGGTGCTGCAGCTCATCGCCGAGGGCAAGACCACAAAGGAGGTCGCCGGGCTCCTCGGGATCAGCTTCAAGACCGCCGAGTCCCACCGGATGCGGATCATGCGGAAGGTGGACGTCCACGAGACCGCCGGCCTCGTCCGCTACGCCGTGCGCCGAGGGCTGATCCAGCCCTAGGCGCGCCCGCCCCCCGGGCGGTCCCCGCCCGGATATAGGGGTTTTTCCTGCGTCCATTTGCAGCGCGTCCCTGATTTCCCCTGCCGGCCGTCGTGTTTACGCTCATCTCGTCATGGCTATCCGAGTGCTCTTGGCTGACGATCACCAGATCGTTCGGCAGGGGCTGAAGGGTCTCCTGCAGCGCGAGGCTTCGAGGTCACCGACGAGGCCGCGAACGGGCAGGAGGCGGTCCGCATGGCGCGGGAGCGCTGCCCGGACGTCGCCGTCCTCGACTATGCGATGCCGGTGATGAACGGCGTCGGCGCGGCGCGCGAGATCCTCCGGCTCTGCCCGCGCACGAAAGTGATCCTCCTCACGGTGCACACCGAGGACCACTACGCGTTCGAGGCCCTGCGCGCGGGCATCAAGGGTTACGTCGTGCAGAGCGAGGCCGCCGCGGACCTGGCCCGCGCGATCAACGAGGTCGCCCGCGGCAAGACCTACCTGACTCCGGGCATCTCACGCGCGGCGCTGGAGGCGTACGCGGACAGGGCTACGGGCCGAACGGCAGCTCGAGCGTGAACACCGCGCCGCCCCCGGGGCGGTTCGCGGCGCGCAGGGAGCCCTCGTGACGCTCGACGATGGCGTAGGAGAGCCAGAGGCCGAGCCCGGTGCCCTCGCCCGGCGCCTTCGTCGTGAAGAACGCGTCGAAGATCCGCGGGAGCGCGTCCGCCGGGATGCCGGGCCCGGTGTCGAGGACCTC
Coding sequences within:
- a CDS encoding response regulator transcription factor; amino-acid sequence: MPTRILLADDHLIVRQGLRALLETEGFEIMGEVGDGQEATKLARQRCPDVAVMDFAMPVLNGLDAARELLKICPRAKAILLTMHTEDHYVLESLRAGVKGYVVKTQAAADLVRAIHEVQRGMVYLSPGISQTIVQAYLTKSEMPPDPLSPREREVLQLIAEGKTTKEVAGLLGISFKTAESHRMRIMRKVDVHETAGLVRYAVRRGLIQP
- a CDS encoding PAS domain S-box protein, which gives rise to MNAELRELAAEYARTLQGYMAGRGEAALQQAYELGRQALAKGLGILDMATIQSWGLLRALSKSRTVQDGSRTLRAGQKLCVESLLPFEMSHRRVQETNTALRESEQRYRNLVDTARDVIYTLSRDGHLRSLNPVFETLTGWSRTEWLGKEFMPLVHPDDVPRATAQFQAVLGGQVPPVFELRILSKSGGHIPGEFVATPQMQDGQIVGVLGIARDISDRKRAEEALRHLNEALEEEVKRIAHALHDEAGQLLASVHIVLADITRDLPPSASQRLDEVRGLLNKIEEQLRHLSHELRPTILDDLGLHPALEFLADGVSKRTGLRIFVDGTPGTRLPPATETALYRIVQEALTNVTKHAQAGRVAITFAREGRFLRCSVHDDGAGLDAATLARRGRRGLGLLGIQERLNAVRGTLEIVSAPGRGTELLITVPVEGTSADPDSARR
- a CDS encoding SpoIIE family protein phosphatase, with product METVKTELIDWAVAGSILPGQPESGDQHLVKLTPEGVLVAVVDGLGHGVEAAEAARAAVRSLERQGSQTMIALVRGCHGALAGTRGVVMSVAAFNARDETLTWVGVGNVEGLLLRAQAAVNPRRESLLLRGGVVGVHLPALSAAILPLMRGDTLIFATDGIRNDFVLAPLAQGESPKPLADYILTHWSRGIDDALVVVARWMGAGA
- a CDS encoding STAS domain-containing protein → MQVPILKQGPYLIATVQSALTDDDLKQLRDTLVDQISQVRARGVIVDVTALDVIDSFATRTLRDIAHMIRLRGAETVIVGIQPEVAFSMVKLGLTLEGIATSLDLEEGLKYLYRSAKGKVREHEGRTHR
- a CDS encoding anti-sigma regulatory factor → MKGALIADEVRVAIESDADIVSARQKGRELAAQCGFPSTELAVVATAISELARNIVRYAVRGEITLRLIDNLDGKKGVEVVAADDGPGIPDLTLAMQDGYSTSGSLGLGLPGVRRLMDDFDIVSEFGKGTTVTVRKWKR